The DNA region GGCGCCGGGCCGGGCCCGGTCACAGAGGACAGTTGCGACGTGTTTGTCCGGAGCGGCGACTTCAACGACTACCTCGAGTACATCGAGGGGGTGCTGGCCAACATCGGCGCGCTTGATCCCGGCGCGCCCGGCCTGATGACGGCCGGCCCCGGCTCGACGGACATGGTCCGCGACTCGGACGACTTTTTCCCGGAGCCGGGCCTGGGCGTGGACCTGACCCCGCTGCTGTTCGGGATGTTCAGTTCACAAGAGGGGCTTCCCGCCGCCGGGGGCGATCTGGTGCAGTTCTCGTGGCCGGGCGGCCTGGACATCGGACCCTTCACCACGGACATCAACCTGCCCGCGCCGGTGGACGTGACCAGCCCAACCCTGACGGACATGGGGTACGGGTATTACCAGGTGGTGATTGACCCGAGTGTGGACCTGAACCTCGCCTGGGACGCCTCGGACCCGGGGGACTATGTCACCGTGACGGTGAGCAACGGCGTGTGGGACCCGGACACTTCTACCTACTCCACGGGCACGGTGTCCTGCACACTGGTGGACGACGGGAGCCATGTGATTCCCGCCGCGCTCCTGCAGCAATTGCCTGTCAGTCCCTGGCAGGGCCCCTCGCTGACGGTGACACGGTACAAGTCTCGCGAGGACACGGTGCCGCTGACCCGGGGCGGCACGGGCCGCATCTTAGTGCAAAGCACCTCACAGCAGACGGCTGTGGGTTCTCATGGCGGGCTTCCGGTGAAGTGAACGGCTGAAGGTCACAGAGCAACGCAAGCCAGTCCCCGCCCGGTTTTCTCCGGGCGGGGACCCTTATTTTGGCCCAAGCTAGGGATGGCGGACCGGGGGGCGGGGAGGGAAAGTGGTGCGGGGAGGGATATAGTGGCGGGAGGCGGAGGATGGGACCGATGGGACGGATGGGACGGATGGGGAAGGGGTAGAGGCGGGAGAGGCGGTGGCGGGGGCGGTGGCGGGGGCGGTGGCGGGAGTGGTGGAAGAGGCCGTGGCAGGTGAGGCGGGAGAGGCAGTGGCGGGAGTGGTGGCGGGAGTGGTGGCGGAAGGCGCTTCCGGCATGGCGAACTCTGCGGGGACGGGGCGGGTGTTTTTTGGGGGGGTGCAGGCGTTTTCGAGTTCTTTGATGGCCTTGCGGAGGCGTTCGCGGGAGCGTCCGATGTGGTTGGCGAGGGCGGGTGTGACGGTAATCTGCCCGTTTTTGTCCGGGACCGGGATGAGGGCGTTTTCGAGCCGGCCGCAGAGCAGCATCATTGTGGCCGTCTCCGCAACGCAGAGGGCAATGAAGGGAGACTCGGGGATGCCCCGTTCGGCGAGGAGGGAGATGATGGACTGGACCAGCCGGGCTTGCCTGTCATGCTCGGCGGGGGTCATCCAGGGCTGGCCGGTGAGGAGTTCTGCGAGGGTCATGTTTCGGGTTCCTTTCTGTTGGTGGCGCACAAATGCCCCCATATATAAGGCGCGTGTTGTTGCCATTTGGCAGGGGGCTGATGGCGGGAAAAAAAACTGAAAACCGGGGGTGGAGAGGGTGAACGGAGATCGGACGGATGGGACGGATGGGACGGATCAGATGGAGAGCGCGGCTGAGGTGGCGGGTGGTGCCGGGCGTGGACGAAACGCGCTCACCGGCCATGAATAAAAAACCGGGGGACACGGTGTTTCGTGTCCCCCGGTAACGTAACCGGAGCCGGAAAATATTACTGGATATTGCCGCTGAAGACCTGGACCATGCCCTTTGAAACGGGGCCCTTGGTGCCGTAACGGTTGAACTCGACATGGCCGTCCATGTAGAGGACGTTGCAGCCGCCGGGGATGTGGTTCATCATGTCCGGATTGGCGGAGGAGACGTCATCCCACATGATGTAAATCTCGCTTTGGGCCCTGGACGAGGCGCCCGGATTGTTGATGTCCGTGATGAAAAAGCGCTCGATGCCCTCGCGGATGCGGTAAATCTTGCCGTAGTCCTTGTCAAAGGCCCTGATGTCCGTCTTGTTGGGCGTCTGCGCCCAGAGCAGGAAGGCCAGCACGTCGGGGTCCGCAACATTCAGGTCGGCAACGGTGACCCGTTCCAGATTGGGACCGAGGGTGGGGTTGGCAAAAAGCCGGTCATCCCGAAGCACCCATCCCCAGTAATTGTACGAGGTGGCATTGAGGTTGCAGGAGAGGACCTGGCCCTTTTTGGGGTCGTTGTCCTTGTACCAGCCGTCAATGTTGTTGCTGGAGTCGGAGGGGCAAACCAGAATGTTCACGTCCGTGAGGTATTCCGGGTAGACCGCGTTCCCCTGGAAGAAGGTGTCCACGGGGAAATTGGGACTGCCGGGGATTTTGTCGCAGTACTCCCCCTCGGCGTAGTGCAAGGGGGGGTAAAGCTGTTTGGACTCGCCCGCGTACATTTTGAACATGATGCCGATTTGCTTGAGGTTGTTCTGGCAACTGGAGCGGCGGGCGGCCTCGCGGGCGCGGGCCAGGGCGGGCAGGAGGATGGCGGCGAGAATGCCAATGATTGCGATGACGACGAGCAGTTCGATGAGTGTGAAGCCTTTTTTTCGCATGACAGGGTCCTTTCGCGGTTTGGAGGGGATTGCTATAAAGCAGTGCGTAATGCACCAGAAACCGAGGGGACTGTTCAACTAAGAAAACACTTATGCGGCGCGCGCAGAGCCTGGTGACATCCCGCCGCCGCGCCGCGTTTGAAACACGCGTTAATCATGTTTTAACAGAACTTGCATTTTATGTCAAGAAGAATTTTTAGCAAGATATGAAAATTGGCGGGGTGGCCCGGCATGACAGGAAGGTGCCCCAGTCCCCACGCAGTCCCCGCGCCATTGCGTCTCTTCGGGCCAGTTGCCCCATTCCGGACGCCTCTGTTATTCTCCCCTGCAACAGGAGGTATTCATTCCATGGACTTTGACATTGCCGGACTGAGCGACATTGGACGGCGCAAGGAAAAGAACGAGGACCAGTTTGGCATTTTCCGGTCGCACACCCCCGGACTGAAACTTTTCAAGGAGGGGGCGCTGCTGGCCGTGGCGGATGGACTGGGCGGCCACACGGGGGGGGAAATCGCCTCGAAGATCGCCGTGTCCATGGTGAAGGATCTGCTGAAAGAGCCCGCGCCGCCGCCGCCGGACCCGAACGCGGACGTGCTGCTTGACGCGGCGCAAATGGGGTATCTTCCCCTGCTGCGGAAGGCGATGCTGGGGGCGAACGAGAGCATTTACCGGACCAACGCGGACCTGGTGCAGAACGGGCGCCCGATGGGCACCACCCTGCTGGCGGCGATGGTCGAGCCGAAGACCGCCTGGATAGGCAATGTGGGGGACTCGCGCGCCTACCATATCCGGGACGGGATCATCCTGTCGCGCACGGAGGACCACTCCTGGGTGGACGAGCAGGTGAAGCAGGGGCTGATGTCGCGGTTTGAGGCGGAGCAGGACAAGCGCAAGAACCTGGTGACGCGCTCCATCGGCACACAGCCGGAAATCGAGGTGGACACCTACCGGTGGCCGCTTGCGGCGGGGGACACGCTGCTGCTGTGCAGCGACGGTCTGGTGAACATGGTGCGGGACGCGGACATCCTGAAAATCATGGGGCAGCCCGCGACGGCGCGCGAACTGGCGCAGCGGCTGGTGGACGAGGCGAACAACCGGGGCGGCAAGGACAACATCACGGTCATCGTGGCGCTGGTCGGCCCGAATCCGCGCAAACTGGCCCTGCTCAAGGCCAAGGAGTGGCTGCGGGAACGGCACATCACCCCGGCGAGGGTCGTCACCGCGCTGGTGTACGGGGCGGCCTGCTTTGCCGCCGGTTATGTGGTGTCCAGGATGGGTTGAGCCAAAAAAAACAAGCCGCAAAACAACAGGCCGCGCGTCAATCAACGCGCGGCCTGAACTGTTTTATGGTGCCGGAGAAAGGACTTGAACCTTCACGCCCTTGCGAGCACATGGACCTGAACCATGCGTGTCTGCCAATTCCACCACTCCGGCGGCAAACTGTGTTGAAATGGTACCGCAACCGGAGCGGCCAAGTCAATTTTTTCATGGGTCCGGCGGTGGGAAAGGGGTCAGGTTGTGGGGGATGTTTGGGACAGGCACCGGTTGCGCTATCCGGGTTGGCTGACACACGACGGGCTGATGGCGCAACCGTTGCCAGTC from Candidatus Hydrogenedentota bacterium includes:
- a CDS encoding DUF1559 domain-containing protein, yielding MRKKGFTLIELLVVIAIIGILAAILLPALARAREAARRSSCQNNLKQIGIMFKMYAGESKQLYPPLHYAEGEYCDKIPGSPNFPVDTFFQGNAVYPEYLTDVNILVCPSDSSNNIDGWYKDNDPKKGQVLSCNLNATSYNYWGWVLRDDRLFANPTLGPNLERVTVADLNVADPDVLAFLLWAQTPNKTDIRAFDKDYGKIYRIREGIERFFITDINNPGASSRAQSEIYIMWDDVSSANPDMMNHIPGGCNVLYMDGHVEFNRYGTKGPVSKGMVQVFSGNIQ
- a CDS encoding serine/threonine-protein phosphatase, yielding MDFDIAGLSDIGRRKEKNEDQFGIFRSHTPGLKLFKEGALLAVADGLGGHTGGEIASKIAVSMVKDLLKEPAPPPPDPNADVLLDAAQMGYLPLLRKAMLGANESIYRTNADLVQNGRPMGTTLLAAMVEPKTAWIGNVGDSRAYHIRDGIILSRTEDHSWVDEQVKQGLMSRFEAEQDKRKNLVTRSIGTQPEIEVDTYRWPLAAGDTLLLCSDGLVNMVRDADILKIMGQPATARELAQRLVDEANNRGGKDNITVIVALVGPNPRKLALLKAKEWLRERHITPARVVTALVYGAACFAAGYVVSRMG